From the Pseudomonas sp. SORT22 genome, one window contains:
- the hcnB gene encoding cyanide-forming glycine dehydrogenase subunit HcnB, with product MSLRPVIVGGGSAGMAAAIELARHGVSSLLFDEASRPGGVVFRGPLRSGVDLGYLGARYSKALKKLHKDFAACADRIDLRLNSRVVGGDEQRLMVLDGEETLHEIDFSHLLLSAGCHERNVPFAGWTLPGVMLLGGLQLQIKSGVVKPLGSTVIAGTGPLLPLVACQLHAAGAKVAGVYEACPFSKIARESLALMNKPQLFLDGLSMLGYMKLNGIPMYYGWGIVEAKGEGELAEVTVAPYGDDWQPDLSRAQREPAQTLAVGYGFIPRTQLSQQLGLDHGFNEDGYLRPESNVWQQSSQPHIHLAGDMGGIRGGEAAMLTGRIAAVSILLQQEVLNAEEAIELREKYLGQLAAIKRFRAGVERYTHRGTKQIELPQADTVICRCEHVTRSDIDRALEQGVEDMAGLKMRTRVSMGDCQGRMCVGYCSDRLREATGRADVGWLRPRFPIDPIPFSAFQQLGTEA from the coding sequence ATGAGCTTGCGTCCAGTTATTGTCGGTGGTGGTTCGGCAGGTATGGCAGCGGCGATCGAGCTGGCCAGGCACGGTGTCTCGAGCCTGTTGTTTGATGAAGCCTCACGCCCGGGTGGCGTGGTGTTTCGCGGACCGCTGCGCAGCGGCGTCGACCTGGGCTACCTGGGTGCCCGCTACAGTAAGGCGCTGAAAAAACTGCACAAGGACTTCGCCGCCTGCGCCGATCGCATCGACCTGCGCCTGAACAGCCGTGTGGTCGGTGGGGACGAGCAGCGCCTGATGGTACTCGATGGCGAAGAAACCCTGCACGAAATCGATTTTTCCCATCTGTTGCTGTCGGCCGGTTGCCACGAGCGCAACGTCCCGTTTGCCGGCTGGACCTTGCCGGGTGTGATGTTGCTCGGCGGGCTTCAGTTGCAGATCAAAAGCGGTGTGGTCAAACCCCTGGGCAGTACCGTGATCGCTGGCACCGGGCCGTTGTTGCCGTTGGTGGCCTGCCAGTTGCACGCGGCCGGGGCGAAGGTTGCCGGCGTCTATGAAGCCTGCCCGTTCAGCAAGATTGCCCGTGAAAGTCTGGCGCTGATGAACAAGCCGCAGCTGTTCCTCGATGGCCTGAGCATGCTTGGCTACATGAAGCTCAACGGCATCCCCATGTACTACGGCTGGGGGATTGTCGAAGCCAAGGGTGAGGGTGAGCTGGCTGAAGTGACCGTGGCGCCCTACGGTGACGATTGGCAGCCGGACCTTTCCCGCGCCCAGCGCGAGCCGGCGCAAACCCTGGCGGTGGGCTACGGTTTTATCCCGCGCACCCAGCTCAGCCAGCAACTGGGCCTGGACCATGGCTTCAACGAAGACGGCTACCTGCGTCCAGAAAGCAACGTCTGGCAGCAAAGCAGCCAGCCGCACATCCACCTGGCCGGTGACATGGGCGGCATCCGTGGTGGTGAGGCGGCAATGCTCACCGGGCGCATCGCGGCTGTTTCGATCCTGCTGCAGCAGGAGGTACTCAACGCAGAAGAGGCGATCGAACTGCGCGAGAAATACCTCGGCCAGCTGGCAGCGATCAAACGCTTTCGCGCCGGGGTAGAGCGCTACACCCACCGCGGCACCAAGCAGATCGAGCTGCCGCAGGCGGACACGGTGATCTGTCGTTGCGAGCATGTCACCCGCAGCGACATCGATCGCGCCCTGGAGCAGGGCGTCGAGGACATGGCCGGGTTGAAGATGCGCACCCGGGTGAGCATGGGCGACTGCCAGGGGCGCATGTGCGTCGGCTATTGCAGCGATCGCCTGCGCGAAGCGACCGGACGCGCCGATGTCGGCTGGCTGCGGCCGCGTTTCCCGATCGACCCGATTCCATTCTCTGCATTCCAGCAACTCGGCACGGAAGCCTGA
- a CDS encoding ornithine decarboxylase gives MLQTRIVCSAAVGIEALPGVALGTFAGRGQLASASALVLCVEDALSADVVDCVAAWGTPLFVLHGNGYAALPAVLADLQPTLLQVPLSAHDIARVVETAKAFDLASLPPFTSAVAEFVSRKRPTFACPGHQGGQCLDLHPAGLRFKQLLGSEVFKVDVPHAAPELGDVLSHEGPVAQAERLAAEVFNADETYFVLNGTSTANKVVTSALLAAGDLVLMDRNNHKSVYLGALVQSAARPVYLDNFRDGCGVLGGYKRHALDEQQLRLKAARIDPSKARQQRPFRLAVVQHATCDGVVVDAAALLQRIGHLCDYVLFDSAWLGYEPFVELLAQRSPLNIALTADCPGIIVTQSVHKQMSGLSQTSQIHKKDSHIRNQPRYCSRSVFNSAFMLHASTSPFYPLLMSLEVNAAIHANGNGKRAWSAAVAMAMGFRREVAQRCRVIQPYYGDRRLPAGQGDTSLEVYAQVFQPVRHETLGASPIESDLHYLDPCKVIFTTRKLHTDEQGGLPAIPASIVTAYLREMNFTPEKSDFYNVTLLVSPSTEAAQLSRLAHTLAQLEQMIEGEVPVAEALPSLASGQARYNDLSLRELCCAINTLFSQYQIEQLQSDIFSSVTSAQAELTPYAAQQAFIRGNYQLVALEQALGCIAAEGVIPYPPGVMCIAPGERWNSSLIRYLSAIEALSNQYPEFAPHIQGVYQCLNNDASVSLQVHVLATG, from the coding sequence ATGTTACAGACAAGGATTGTTTGTAGTGCGGCAGTCGGGATTGAAGCACTTCCCGGCGTGGCGCTTGGGACATTTGCAGGGCGCGGTCAGTTGGCGTCAGCATCGGCGTTGGTGCTGTGCGTTGAGGATGCGCTGTCGGCAGATGTGGTCGATTGCGTCGCGGCCTGGGGCACGCCACTGTTTGTGCTCCATGGCAACGGGTACGCTGCACTTCCGGCAGTGCTTGCGGATCTTCAACCAACCTTGCTCCAGGTACCGCTGAGTGCGCACGATATTGCGCGGGTAGTTGAAACTGCCAAGGCATTTGACCTGGCTTCACTGCCACCTTTTACCTCGGCAGTCGCAGAGTTTGTCTCGCGCAAACGGCCTACCTTTGCTTGCCCCGGGCATCAGGGCGGCCAGTGCCTGGACCTGCATCCGGCCGGGCTGCGCTTCAAGCAATTGCTTGGCAGCGAGGTATTCAAGGTCGATGTGCCGCACGCGGCTCCCGAGCTGGGTGACGTACTCAGCCATGAAGGTCCGGTGGCCCAGGCTGAACGGCTGGCCGCAGAAGTGTTCAACGCCGATGAAACCTACTTCGTGCTCAATGGTACTTCCACCGCAAACAAAGTCGTCACCAGCGCGTTGCTGGCTGCGGGCGATCTGGTATTGATGGATCGCAACAACCACAAGTCGGTGTACCTGGGCGCATTGGTACAAAGTGCCGCCAGGCCGGTATACCTCGATAATTTCCGCGATGGGTGTGGCGTGCTGGGTGGCTACAAAAGACATGCCCTGGATGAGCAACAACTACGCCTGAAGGCGGCCCGTATCGATCCGTCCAAGGCGCGGCAGCAGCGCCCATTTCGTCTGGCAGTTGTTCAGCACGCAACCTGCGATGGCGTTGTGGTCGACGCCGCTGCTCTGCTGCAACGGATTGGTCACCTGTGTGACTACGTACTCTTCGATTCCGCCTGGTTGGGCTACGAACCTTTTGTTGAGCTACTGGCGCAGCGCTCGCCGTTGAACATTGCCCTGACGGCGGATTGCCCGGGGATCATCGTCACGCAATCGGTCCACAAGCAGATGTCAGGCCTGTCCCAGACCTCGCAGATCCATAAAAAAGACAGTCACATACGTAACCAGCCACGCTACTGCTCACGATCGGTATTCAACAGCGCGTTCATGCTGCACGCCTCGACCAGCCCGTTCTATCCATTGTTGATGTCATTGGAAGTCAATGCCGCGATCCATGCCAATGGCAACGGCAAGCGCGCGTGGAGTGCGGCAGTGGCAATGGCCATGGGTTTCAGGCGCGAGGTTGCCCAGCGTTGCCGTGTTATTCAGCCTTACTATGGCGACAGGCGGTTGCCGGCGGGGCAGGGCGATACATCGCTGGAGGTGTATGCCCAAGTGTTTCAACCGGTTCGCCATGAGACGCTGGGGGCCAGCCCGATCGAGTCTGACTTGCACTACCTGGACCCTTGCAAGGTCATCTTTACAACGCGCAAGTTGCACACTGACGAGCAGGGCGGGTTGCCCGCTATTCCAGCGAGTATCGTCACCGCCTACCTGCGCGAGATGAATTTCACTCCGGAGAAATCTGACTTCTACAACGTTACCCTGTTGGTTTCGCCCTCTACCGAGGCTGCGCAGCTCTCTCGCCTGGCGCACACTCTGGCGCAACTTGAGCAGATGATCGAGGGTGAAGTCCCGGTGGCTGAGGCGTTACCTTCACTGGCAAGCGGCCAAGCTCGCTATAACGATTTATCGCTGCGCGAATTGTGCTGCGCCATCAACACCCTGTTCTCGCAGTATCAGATTGAGCAACTGCAATCAGACATTTTCAGTTCGGTGACGTCGGCGCAGGCCGAGTTGACGCCCTATGCGGCGCAGCAGGCTTTCATCCGTGGTAACTACCAATTGGTCGCACTCGAACAAGCTTTAGGCTGTATTGCCGCAGAAGGCGTAATCCCTTACCCGCCGGGGGTTATGTGCATCGCGCCTGGGGAACGCTGGAACAGCTCGTTGATTCGCTACCTGAGCGCCATTGAAGCACTGAGTAACCAATACCCGGAATTTGCTCCGCATATTCAAGGCGTATACCAATGCCTTAACAATGACGCCAGCGTGAGCCTGCAGGTTCACGTTCTGGCCACTGGCTGA
- the dinB gene encoding DNA polymerase IV translates to MESTKGTNERKFIHVDMDSFFVSVELLDAPHLVGRPVAVGGTAAERGVISTANYLAREYGVRSGIATATAQRLCPDLVLLPTRFEVYEAVTRRLDAIFRRYTDKVEFLSLDEASLEVTGQSAFNGSATHMAMHIRAAIEQELGLTASAGVAPLKYLAKIASEVQKPNGLFVIVPKDVRGFLDELDVRKIPGVGPKTYAVLENLGCRQCKHVTEEKIPLLMRYLGVHGFYVWERCQGIEEQEERVTHIKSIGIERTLPFDCHDFSSCLQELDRLLEGLRERISEMGDDYLIIKNLVKLKFSDFSISSTEAASNTLSQETVTTLCRLLWDTRREGRSVRLIGLSVKVKRKIQDDIQLELPW, encoded by the coding sequence GTGGAATCAACCAAAGGTACGAACGAGCGCAAATTCATCCATGTCGACATGGACTCGTTCTTTGTCTCAGTAGAACTTCTGGATGCTCCGCACCTGGTTGGGCGCCCTGTGGCCGTGGGCGGGACAGCGGCTGAGCGAGGGGTGATCAGCACTGCGAACTACCTGGCCAGGGAATATGGAGTAAGAAGTGGTATCGCCACTGCAACGGCACAACGGCTCTGCCCGGATCTGGTCCTGCTGCCGACCCGGTTTGAAGTGTATGAAGCCGTGACTCGAAGGCTCGATGCAATATTCCGACGCTATACCGACAAGGTTGAGTTCCTGTCACTGGATGAGGCGTCGCTCGAGGTCACCGGTCAGTCTGCATTCAACGGCTCGGCAACTCATATGGCCATGCACATCCGTGCTGCGATCGAGCAGGAGCTGGGGCTGACGGCTTCTGCCGGAGTCGCGCCGTTGAAGTACTTGGCAAAAATCGCCTCCGAGGTGCAAAAGCCCAATGGCCTGTTTGTCATCGTGCCCAAGGATGTCCGCGGCTTTCTCGATGAACTTGATGTACGCAAGATTCCTGGCGTTGGTCCCAAAACTTACGCCGTGCTTGAGAACCTGGGCTGTCGGCAATGCAAACACGTCACCGAAGAGAAAATCCCGTTGCTCATGCGCTACCTCGGCGTGCATGGGTTTTATGTGTGGGAGCGATGTCAGGGAATAGAAGAGCAGGAAGAGCGAGTAACCCACATCAAGTCGATTGGTATTGAACGAACACTCCCCTTCGATTGCCACGATTTTTCCAGCTGCCTGCAAGAGCTGGACAGATTGCTGGAAGGTCTGAGGGAACGCATTTCCGAAATGGGCGATGACTACCTGATCATCAAAAACCTGGTAAAGCTCAAGTTCTCGGACTTCTCGATTTCGTCGACCGAGGCGGCTTCCAACACCCTCAGTCAGGAGACAGTGACCACCCTGTGCCGGTTGCTCTGGGACACCAGGCGCGAGGGCCGCTCGGTGCGTTTGATCGGGTTGTCGGTAAAGGTCAAAAGAAAGATCCAGGACGATATTCAATTAGAGCTTCCCTGGTAA
- the hcnA gene encoding cyanide-forming glycine dehydrogenase subunit HcnA — translation MQTLERKLDIQPLSRADMTIELNGQAVAVAAGETVLSVLNAVGLRQVALNDHQQLTGAFCGMGVCHCCLVSINGRPKRRACQTEVQPGMRVETGTNRFAGQEAP, via the coding sequence ATGCAGACTCTGGAGCGAAAGCTAGATATCCAGCCCCTGTCGCGGGCGGACATGACCATCGAACTCAACGGCCAGGCGGTGGCGGTCGCTGCCGGTGAAACCGTGCTCAGCGTGCTTAACGCCGTGGGCCTGCGCCAGGTGGCGCTTAACGATCACCAACAATTGACCGGCGCTTTCTGCGGCATGGGCGTGTGCCATTGCTGCCTGGTGTCGATCAACGGCCGGCCCAAGCGCCGCGCCTGCCAAACCGAGGTACAGCCGGGCATGCGGGTCGAAACCGGGACTAACCGTTTTGCCGGGCAGGAGGCACCATGA
- the lpdA gene encoding dihydrolipoyl dehydrogenase: MKTYDVVIIGGGPGGYNAAIRAGQLGLSVACVEGRSTLGGTCLNVGCMPSKALLHASELYEAAVGSEFANLGIEVKPTLNLAQMMKQKDESVSGLTKGIEFLFRKNKVDWIKGWGKLDGVGRVKVTDDQGAVTELEAKDIVIATGSEPTPLPGVTIDNQRIIDSTGALALSEVPKHLVVIGAGVIGLELGSVWRRLGSQVTVVEYLDRICPGTDEEAAKTLQRALAKQGMKFKLGSKVTQASASAQGVNLSLEPAAGGSAETLEADYVLVAIGRRPYTQGLGLESVGLETDKRGMLANRHHRTSVPGVWVIGDVTSGAMLAHKAEDEAISCIEQIAGKAHEVNYNLIPAVIYTRPELASVGKTEEQLKAEGREYKVGKFPFSANSRAKINHETEGFAKVLADARTDEVLGVHLVGPSVSEMIGEYCVAMEFSASAEDIALTCHPHPTRSEALRQAAMNVDGKAMQV; encoded by the coding sequence ATGAAAACCTATGATGTAGTAATCATTGGCGGCGGGCCTGGTGGGTACAACGCGGCTATTCGTGCCGGTCAACTGGGCTTGAGCGTGGCGTGCGTGGAAGGTCGTTCGACCCTCGGCGGCACTTGCCTTAACGTCGGCTGCATGCCGTCAAAGGCCCTGCTACATGCCTCCGAGTTGTATGAGGCGGCGGTTGGCAGCGAGTTCGCCAACCTCGGCATCGAGGTCAAACCGACCCTCAACCTTGCGCAGATGATGAAGCAGAAGGATGAGAGCGTCAGCGGCCTGACCAAGGGTATCGAGTTCCTGTTCCGCAAGAACAAGGTCGACTGGATCAAGGGCTGGGGCAAGCTCGATGGAGTTGGTCGGGTCAAGGTGACCGACGACCAGGGCGCGGTAACTGAGCTGGAGGCCAAGGACATCGTCATTGCCACTGGCTCCGAACCGACGCCGCTGCCTGGCGTGACCATCGACAACCAGCGCATCATCGACTCCACCGGCGCCCTGGCCCTGAGTGAAGTGCCCAAGCACCTGGTGGTAATCGGCGCCGGGGTCATCGGCCTGGAGCTGGGTTCGGTGTGGCGCCGGCTGGGCAGCCAGGTGACCGTGGTCGAGTACCTCGATCGCATCTGCCCCGGTACTGATGAAGAAGCGGCAAAAACCCTGCAACGCGCCCTGGCCAAGCAAGGCATGAAGTTCAAGCTCGGCAGCAAGGTCACCCAGGCCAGCGCTTCAGCGCAAGGGGTGAACCTGAGCCTGGAGCCTGCCGCAGGCGGCAGCGCCGAAACCCTCGAGGCCGACTACGTACTGGTTGCCATCGGCCGGCGCCCCTATACCCAGGGCCTTGGCCTGGAAAGCGTCGGCCTGGAAACCGACAAGCGCGGCATGCTCGCCAACCGGCACCACCGCACCAGCGTCCCGGGGGTGTGGGTAATTGGCGATGTCACCTCCGGAGCGATGCTCGCGCACAAGGCCGAGGACGAGGCTATCTCCTGCATCGAACAGATTGCCGGCAAGGCCCACGAGGTCAACTACAACCTGATTCCGGCGGTCATCTACACCCGCCCGGAACTGGCCAGCGTCGGCAAGACCGAAGAGCAGCTCAAGGCCGAAGGCCGCGAGTACAAGGTCGGCAAGTTCCCCTTCAGCGCCAACAGCCGGGCCAAGATCAACCACGAGACCGAAGGCTTCGCCAAGGTCCTCGCAGATGCCCGTACCGATGAAGTGTTGGGCGTGCACCTGGTTGGCCCAAGCGTCAGCGAGATGATCGGTGAGTATTGCGTGGCCATGGAGTTCAGCGCCTCGGCTGAAGACATCGCCCTCACCTGCCACCCGCACCCGACGCGCTCCGAAGCCCTGCGCCAGGCGGCGATGAACGTCGACGGCAAGGCGATGCAGGTCTGA
- a CDS encoding MFS transporter, translated as MQALALNHGTQRLSAAYFFSKCGEFAFETAFAVAVVTLTEADFLLIGLVYFFRYLPSALFSPIGGWLADHRQKKHTLISAELLKSVVAALLFVLFEFAEATVAVVIIASMVMTALDCLYTPSFRAYFPDIVDDGHLASVNSGVQVIEDVSSIIGPLIFSLISIVLDASYAFAFFSVSLLLSAACSATLVSSVTTSKGRFDVWAIYKDTTRSVGSLRKLNTPLFTVICCTTVCAMFATSVIRFILPASVMDHFQSEAAVGYIFSLLAFGTVIGGMLYVTLNKSTTARSVIIYWLLYGGLFLLAAVALQFNTYLFIVLLLCVGFVGAFVDIAIITNIQTLSSPNEVGKNFSLYYFTAVIGDAVSGLIASLMFLLVGPATFVGMTFMLCIAPLGWSAKKDVTDKDCL; from the coding sequence ATGCAGGCACTAGCGTTAAACCACGGTACACAACGGCTGTCAGCCGCCTACTTTTTTTCAAAATGCGGTGAGTTTGCTTTCGAAACAGCCTTTGCAGTGGCCGTGGTGACCTTGACTGAGGCCGACTTTTTGCTGATTGGCCTGGTGTACTTTTTTCGTTACTTGCCCAGTGCATTGTTTTCGCCGATTGGTGGCTGGCTAGCAGACCATCGGCAGAAAAAACACACACTGATTTCGGCAGAACTTTTAAAAAGCGTAGTGGCCGCACTGCTGTTTGTGTTGTTTGAATTTGCCGAGGCCACGGTGGCGGTGGTTATTATCGCCTCGATGGTGATGACCGCACTTGATTGCCTGTACACGCCGAGCTTTCGTGCCTATTTCCCCGATATAGTGGACGACGGCCATCTGGCGTCGGTAAACAGCGGGGTGCAAGTGATCGAAGATGTGTCTTCGATTATCGGACCGTTGATATTTTCACTGATTTCGATCGTGCTCGATGCCAGTTATGCGTTTGCGTTTTTCTCGGTCAGTTTGTTGCTGTCGGCCGCCTGTAGCGCCACCCTGGTCTCGAGCGTGACAACTTCGAAGGGGCGCTTCGATGTTTGGGCAATCTACAAGGACACCACACGCAGCGTGGGTAGTTTACGCAAGCTCAATACACCCCTGTTTACCGTGATCTGTTGCACCACCGTGTGTGCAATGTTTGCCACGTCGGTTATTCGCTTCATATTGCCGGCATCGGTTATGGACCATTTTCAGTCCGAGGCTGCGGTGGGGTATATCTTTTCCCTGCTGGCTTTCGGTACGGTTATCGGTGGCATGCTGTATGTAACACTCAACAAGTCAACCACCGCCCGCTCGGTGATTATTTATTGGTTACTGTATGGCGGGCTATTTTTACTGGCTGCCGTCGCCCTGCAGTTCAATACGTACCTGTTTATAGTTCTGTTGCTGTGCGTGGGTTTTGTCGGCGCCTTTGTTGATATTGCCATCATTACCAATATCCAGACGCTGTCCAGTCCCAATGAAGTCGGCAAGAATTTTTCCCTGTACTACTTCACGGCGGTTATTGGTGATGCAGTGTCCGGGCTGATCGCCAGCCTTATGTTTCTGCTTGTGGGGCCGGCTACGTTTGTTGGCATGACGTTCATGCTGTGTATTGCACCGCTAGGTTGGAGCGCAAAAAAAGATGTTACAGACAAGGATTGTTTGTAG
- the hcnC gene encoding cyanide-forming glycine dehydrogenase subunit HcnC: MNRTYDVVIAGGGVIGASCAYQLSKRKNLKIALIDAKRPGNATRASAGGLWAIGESVGLGCGVIFFRMMSAKHKREAHGAAVAVDSSTPHILPQSFFDFALQSNALYPQLHRELIERHGMDFKFERTGLKYVIYDDEDRLYAEHIVAQIPHLADQVRWLDRDALRQAEPAVSHEAHGALEFLCDHQVSPFRLADSYMEAARQNGVDLFHNTNITGVLHQGSRVSGVQTAEEGTFHCDTLINAAGAWAADLSEWATGLRIPVKPVKGQIILTERMPKLLQGCLTTSDCYMAQKDNGEILIGSTTEDKGFDVSNTFPEINGLVQGAVRCVPELAQINLKRTWAGLRPGSPDELPILGPVSEVSGYVNACGHFRTGILTSAITGVLIDKVVNQETLPLDITPFLASRFDLLAVENQQAALA; encoded by the coding sequence ATGAACAGAACCTATGATGTGGTCATCGCCGGTGGCGGTGTGATCGGTGCGTCCTGCGCCTACCAGCTGTCCAAACGCAAGAACCTGAAGATCGCCCTGATCGATGCCAAGCGCCCGGGCAATGCCACCCGCGCGTCTGCCGGCGGCCTGTGGGCCATTGGTGAGTCCGTGGGCCTGGGCTGCGGGGTAATCTTCTTTCGCATGATGTCGGCCAAGCACAAGCGTGAAGCCCATGGCGCGGCAGTGGCGGTGGATTCGAGCACGCCGCACATCCTGCCGCAGTCGTTCTTCGACTTTGCCTTGCAGTCCAACGCACTTTATCCACAGCTGCACCGCGAGCTGATCGAGCGCCACGGCATGGACTTCAAGTTCGAGCGCACGGGCCTCAAGTACGTGATTTACGACGATGAAGACCGCCTCTACGCCGAGCACATCGTTGCGCAGATCCCGCACCTGGCCGACCAGGTGCGCTGGCTCGACCGCGATGCCCTGCGCCAGGCCGAACCTGCGGTGAGCCATGAGGCCCATGGTGCCCTGGAGTTTCTCTGCGATCACCAGGTCAGCCCGTTCCGCCTGGCTGATTCCTATATGGAGGCGGCGCGCCAGAACGGTGTCGACCTGTTCCACAACACCAACATTACGGGTGTGCTGCATCAGGGTTCGCGGGTCAGCGGCGTGCAAACCGCCGAAGAGGGCACCTTTCACTGCGATACCCTGATCAACGCCGCCGGCGCCTGGGCCGCAGACTTGAGCGAGTGGGCCACGGGCCTGCGGATTCCGGTCAAGCCGGTCAAAGGCCAGATCATCCTCACCGAGCGCATGCCCAAGCTGCTGCAAGGCTGCCTGACCACCAGCGACTGCTACATGGCGCAGAAGGACAACGGTGAGATCCTGATCGGCAGCACCACCGAAGACAAAGGCTTCGACGTCAGCAACACCTTCCCGGAGATCAACGGCCTGGTTCAGGGCGCGGTGCGCTGCGTGCCGGAGCTGGCGCAGATCAACCTCAAGCGCACCTGGGCCGGCTTGCGCCCGGGCTCGCCGGACGAGCTGCCGATCCTGGGGCCGGTCAGCGAAGTCAGTGGCTACGTGAATGCCTGTGGACACTTTCGCACCGGCATCCTTACCTCGGCCATCACTGGCGTGCTGATCGACAAGGTCGTGAACCAGGAAACCCTGCCGCTGGATATCACCCCGTTCCTGGCCTCGCGTTTTGACCTGCTGGCTGTGGAAAACCAACAGGCTGCCCTGGCCTGA
- a CDS encoding radical SAM protein, producing MKLVNNGMVKFDYQFPLYNFFFPSQSLDVFRPSETQLTTLLNHANSQSTSRALYFHIPFCEAICSFCPFTRGLYKNEEDINRYTKALIKEIEYKSRLVDFKAVPVRAIFFGGGTPSLLSPRNIYDIGEALHHYFDMSTVEEFSFEFNITSVTRERTLALADIGVTHARFGLQTIDPTWRKLFNLNEDIREIERAAALLVPTFRHVLCDIMYGMNGSNENQTLCDIDKAVELGLSNIDIYPINNVATSVKLHKQIRERTAEVFPAMRKLNMKLMIDEHMRHKGFVPYNGHGYVRQASAASPLITRDYSFIYHEHVYGYTNHDLLGFGVGAISSVAENVITNTSLREQYIAKMTAGDYVCQVSQHAPVLDLVKPLVLRLPYHGEIEKSKVAMSQMPQGLLDRVQELVKADLIVETDATFELTRLGWLWYSNIMFYLIPESEQNILKKIVFEKLNANGRDITRDELIYSAG from the coding sequence ATGAAACTTGTCAATAACGGAATGGTCAAGTTCGATTACCAGTTCCCCTTGTACAATTTCTTTTTTCCTTCGCAATCACTGGACGTGTTTCGCCCCAGTGAAACACAACTGACGACGCTGCTGAACCATGCCAACAGCCAATCAACCTCACGGGCGTTGTACTTTCATATTCCGTTCTGTGAAGCGATCTGTTCGTTCTGCCCGTTCACCCGCGGCTTGTACAAAAACGAAGAGGATATTAACCGTTACACCAAGGCGCTGATCAAGGAAATTGAGTACAAATCGCGCTTGGTCGACTTCAAGGCAGTACCGGTCAGGGCCATTTTCTTTGGCGGGGGAACGCCGTCGCTATTGTCGCCGCGGAATATCTATGACATCGGTGAGGCATTACACCACTACTTCGATATGTCGACGGTGGAAGAGTTCTCCTTCGAGTTCAATATCACCAGTGTCACCCGAGAACGCACCCTTGCACTCGCGGACATTGGCGTGACCCATGCCCGCTTCGGTTTGCAGACCATCGACCCGACCTGGCGCAAGCTGTTTAACCTGAATGAGGACATCCGCGAAATCGAACGCGCCGCCGCGTTGCTGGTGCCGACCTTCAGGCACGTGTTGTGCGACATCATGTATGGGATGAACGGCAGTAACGAAAACCAGACCCTGTGTGACATCGACAAAGCGGTCGAACTGGGCCTGAGCAATATCGACATTTACCCGATCAACAATGTCGCCACCTCGGTAAAGCTGCACAAGCAAATCAGGGAGCGTACGGCGGAAGTGTTCCCGGCCATGCGCAAGCTGAACATGAAGCTGATGATTGACGAGCATATGCGCCACAAGGGTTTTGTCCCGTATAACGGCCATGGCTACGTGCGCCAGGCGAGCGCAGCGTCGCCTCTGATCACCCGCGACTACTCGTTCATTTACCACGAGCACGTCTATGGCTATACAAACCATGACCTGCTGGGCTTCGGCGTCGGCGCCATCTCGTCGGTGGCTGAAAATGTGATTACCAACACCTCATTGCGTGAGCAATACATCGCCAAGATGACCGCAGGTGACTATGTCTGCCAGGTCAGCCAGCATGCTCCGGTGCTTGATCTGGTCAAGCCACTGGTACTGCGCCTGCCGTATCACGGCGAAATCGAAAAATCCAAAGTGGCGATGAGCCAGATGCCGCAAGGGCTACTGGACAGGGTTCAGGAACTGGTCAAGGCCGACCTGATAGTTGAAACGGATGCGACCTTCGAACTGACCAGGCTGGGTTGGTTATGGTACAGCAACATTATGTTTTACTTAATTCCTGAAAGTGAACAAAACATCTTGAAAAAGATAGTCTTCGAGAAGCTTAATGCCAACGGACGCGACATTACTCGGGACGAGTTAATCTACTCCGCAGGCTAG